Proteins found in one Desertibacillus haloalkaliphilus genomic segment:
- a CDS encoding BrxA/BrxB family bacilliredoxin translates to VFAGQDKEATAQMRSYFADIPPSSPSMAILKGKEVVHFIPREQIEGAAPEDIIRNLALAYNDHCSK, encoded by the coding sequence GTATTTGCAGGTCAAGATAAAGAAGCAACTGCGCAAATGCGTTCTTATTTTGCGGATATTCCACCTTCTTCGCCATCAATGGCTATCTTAAAAGGGAAGGAAGTTGTTCACTTTATTCCACGTGAACAAATTGAGGGAGCAGCACCTGAAGATATTATTCGTAACTTAGCACTTGCTTACAATGATCAT